Proteins from a genomic interval of Xylocopa sonorina isolate GNS202 chromosome 4, iyXylSono1_principal, whole genome shotgun sequence:
- the Salm gene encoding spalt major isoform X3: MSRRKQARPSRAHLEEELVQGPLLINAAVGNVNETREENDFTSDGEESGGGGGAGGDEAVDLTASRSHQGDEDDKDQEDALEEDEEEGVDEQDDQEEDEEGSRKQMRHRQDAENNNNFVESGTAAGLFPPAGTSHVTLEALQNTKVAVAQFAATALAGGADSEAALQDLALLQNTLYTLQHQQVFQLQLISQLQQQLSITHNQSVQQAPGEPSDSKEIPSSPIIQPKPLSSLTSPPSSRPPSHQQTSPAPMTPNLAQERPTPASSASPLSLPLVSSNATGPTATTSSSSSGGSSSQVPMSHQIPPLCSISSSLASSIITNTDPPPLHEPNTLEMLQKRAQEVLDNASQGLLANNLADELAFRGGKGSRLSPYDSKSGGGRGEPFFKHRCRYCGKVFGSDSALQIHIRSHTGERPFKCNVCGSRFTTKGNLKVHFQRHTAKFPHVKMNPNPVPEHLDKYHPPLLQQIASGQRPMPSPPPPPPSHHTSFHPAAAHGFLPPQPPLPISLALPGMPPLYRSPVVAHRDDQDVPENLSKPVTTAPTTSPHSPAIMSNSRHSFHDNHHQQQKQQLEQRDEIKLEHRSPMHEQQHHQYQHQRPTSREATGRITPKKEPEEPEEPTEEESEDFEETTRRYLNSPQSSVNPPSQPQTYEDCSMDSKISGRLEGDGDMEVDEEIEEQPENLSGRGAVNRLPQHIVAYPGASPASSSASSGSLQTSFAGILFPGPPAHHQIPHHTAPTAVNTSASVTGNEMIDPAKDPAIYSSLLPRPGSNDNSWESLIEITKTSETSKLQQLVDNIEHKLTDPNQCVICHRVLSCKSALQMHYRTHTGERPFKCKICGRAFTTKGNLKTHMGVHRAKPPLRVLHQCPVCHKKFTNALVLQQHIRLHTGEPTELSPEQIQAGEVNEFPPGYPHHPLASFLPQGFPPIHPAGPGFPLGFPPSRQQTGLERQPQENDIDAKEDPQQQQHQHQHHQQQQQQQRYAEEQSEADDQEDDEEDRREEDERCEMNREIRGDVEDDQDRESEENEQKDGGSLQNFSTSLAALENQVRTITTTATSTLGNISRSPPFHRYNGSEKSNSPPNPGAPLDLTPRASSTPASVVSVPTPPPQPVTHHPHPFGMFAGLLQAVSSSPSTSSIGSSSINSVSSMNTVNPGSGAAGPLASLTTSAVLAATSTYNPLGLAVGGPAVRGNTTCNICYKTFACNSALEIHYRSHTKERPFKCTICDRGFSTKGNMKQHMLTHKIRDMPPHLFSDSKQQHQQSQEHETSRSPMCAEDSSLPPPPPPPPPPPPMPPSSMEQSISAKRSPPEGELPAPKRPASVPSKHLCQICNKNFSSSSALQIHMRTHTGDKPFRCTVCQKAFTTKGNLKVHMGTHMWTNGASRRGRRMSLDLPPLPITPKDSEFLQRRPDLFYPYLPAPFLNGVQQKLNEISVIQSNNGLPSHAVAAGKYAGLFGSVYAAGAGFPLEKQPMTATSNGPLLDGKSSIPSGSMLFQTPSPSHSPGTPGSNSSNQNNASVTSWTGDALHQHHFDREPPARADGNSTPPTTRLPPPPPPARGEGLAT; the protein is encoded by the exons GAGAGGAAAATGACTTCACGTCCGATGGCGAGGAGAGTGGTGGTGGCGGAGGAGCCGGTGGCGACGAAGCCGTGGACCTCACGGCCTCGAGGTCCCATCAGGGCGACGAGGACGACAAGGATCAAGAGGACGCTTTGGAGGAGGATGAAGAGGAAGGCGTGGACGAGCAGGACGATCAAGAGGAGGACGAGGAAGGATCTAGGAAGCAGATGCGGCATAGACAGGACGCGGAGAACAACAACAATTTCGTGGAGAGCGGTACCGCGGCCGGTCTATTCCCGCCCGCGGGAACTAGTCACGTCACCCTGGAGGCTCTCCAGAACACGAAAGTGGCGGTCGCGCAGTTCGCAGCGACAGCGTTGGCCGGTGGCGCGGACAGCGAGGCGGCCCTGCAGGATTTGGCGTTGCTGCAGAACACCTTGTACACCCTGCAACATCAGCAAGTGTTCCAGCTGCAGTTGATCAGTCAGCTCCAACAGCAGCTGTCCATCACGCACAATCAGTCGGTGCAACAAGCGCCTGGCGAGCCGTCGGACAGCAAGGAGATACCTTCGTCGCCGATCATCCAGCCGAAACCTCTCTCGAGTCTGACGTCTCCTCCGTCGTCGCGTCCGCCGAGCCACCAGCAAACCTCTCCGGCTCCGATGACCCCTAACCTCGCTCAAGAACGACCGACACCGGCTAGCAGCGCGTCACCGCTAAGCCTACCGTTGGTTTCGTCGAACGCGACAGGGCCAACAGCCActaccagcagcagcagcagcggcggTAGCAGCAGCCAGGTGCCGATGTCCCATCAGATACCGCCGCTCTGCTCGATCAGCTCCTCCCTGGCGTCGTCGATAATCACCAACACCGACCCGCCACCGTTGCACGAGCCGAACACGCTGGAGATGCTGCAGAAAAGAGCCCAGGAGGTGTTGGACAACGCCAGCCAGGGTCTGCTGGCGAACAACCTGGCCGACGAGCTGGCGTTCAGGGGCGGCAAAGGGTCCCGTCTTTCCCCGTACGACTCGAAATCCGGTGGCGGTCGCGGGGAACCGTTCTTCAAGCATCGGTGCCGCTATTGCGGCAAGGTGTTCGGCAGCGACTCGGCGCTTCAGATCCACATACGATCGCACACAGGTGAGCGACCTTTTAAATGCAACGTCTGCGGCAGCCGCTTCACCACGAAAGGGAACCTGAAGGTCCACTTCCAGAGGCATACGGCCAAGTTTCCACATGTTAAGATGAACCCGAATCCCGTTCCGGAACACCTGGACAAGTACCATCCACCCCTGCTACAGCAAATCGCCTCTGGTCAGAGACCGATGCCGTCcccaccgccgccaccacccTCTCACCATACCTCTTTTCACCCGGCGGCGGCGCACGGTTTTTTACCTCCTCAGCCGCCCCTGCCGATCAGCCTAGCCCTTCCCGGTATGCCACCCCTGTACAGATCGCCGGTTGTCGCTCATCGGGACGATCAGGACGTGCCGGAGAACTTGAGTAAACCCGTTACCACTGCCCCGACCACGTCCCCACATTCCCCCGCGATTATGTCGAACTCTCGTCATTCCTTCCACGACAATCACCACCAACAACAAAAGCAGCAGCTCGAGCAAAGGGACGAGATCAAGCTCGAGCACCGGTCGCCTATGCACGAGCAACAGCACCACCAGTACCAACACCAACGGCCGACCAGTCGAGAGGCAACCGGCAGGATAACCCCGAAGAAAGAGCCAGAGGAGCCCGAGGAGCCCACGGAGGAGGAGAGCGAGGATTTCGAGGAGACCACCAGACGGTATCTGAACTCGCCCCAATCCTCCGTGAATCCGCCCTCCCAGCCGCAGACCTACGAGGACTGCAGCATGGACAGCAAGATCAGCGGACGGCTCGAAGGGGACGGCGACATGGAGGTCGACGAGGAGATCGAGGAGCAGCCCGAGAACTTGTCCGGTCGTGGTGCCGTGAATCGTTTGCCGCAGCACATCGTCGCGTACCCTGGCGCGTCTCCCGCGAGCAGCAGCGCGAGCAGCGGAAGCCTTCAAACCTCGTTCGCGGGGATTCTGTTCCCAGGACCGCCCGCGCACCATCAAATACCGCACCACACGGCGCCAACGGCCGTGAACACGTCCGCCTCGGTCACGGGCAACGAGATGATCGACCCGGCCAAGGACCCGGCTATCTATTCGAGCCTGTTACCGCGGCCAGGCAGCAACGACAACTCCTGGGAGAGCCTGATCGAGATCACGAAGACCTCGGAAACGTCCAAGTTGCAACAGTTGGTCGACAACATCGAGCACAAGCTGACCGATCCGAACCAGTGCGTGATCTGCCACAGGGTGCTGTCCTGCAAGAGCGCGTTGCAGATGCATTACAGGACTCACACAGGCGAGCGGCCGTTCAAGTGCAAGATCTGCGGCCGCGCGTTCACCACCAAGGGTAACCTGAAGACCCATATGGGCGTGCACAGGGCGAAACCGCCGCTACGAGTGTTACACCAGTGCCCGGTGTGCCACAAGAAATTCACGAACGCGCTGGTGCTGCAACAGCACATACGACTGCACACCGGCGAGCCAACGGAGCTAAGTCCCGAGCAGATCCAAGCTGGCGAGGTGAACGAGTTCCCGCCGGGTTATCCGCACCATCCGCTAGCGTCGTTCCTCCCGCAGGGTTTTCCGCCCATCCATCCAGCCGGGCCTGGTTTCCCGTTGGGCTTCCCGCCGTCGCGACAGCAGACGGGCCTCGAGAGGCAGCCCCAGGAAAACGACATCGACGCGAAAGAGGATCCCCAACAGCAGCAACACCAACACCAACACCatcaacagcagcaacagcagcagaggTACGCGGAGGAGCAGAGCGAGGCGGACGATCAGGAGGACGACGAAGAGGACCGAAGGGAGGAGGACGAGAGGTGCGAGATGAATCGAGAGATTCGCGGCGACGTCGAGGACGATCAGGACCGCGAGAGCGAAGAGAACGAGCAGAAGGACGGTGGTTCCCTGCAGAATTTCTCCACCTCCCTGGCCGCTCTGGAGAACCAGGTGCGAACGATCACCACGACCGCCACGTCGACGTTAGGAAACATTTCCAGGTCGCCGCCGTTCCATCGTTACAACGGCAGCGAGAAAAGCAACAGCCCGCCGAATCCTGGCGCGCCGTTAGACCTGACGCCTCGCGCGTCTTCCACCCCCGCCTCGGTGGTCTCGGTACCAACGCCGCCCCCGCAGCCTGTCACGCACCATCCGCATCCGTTCGGCATGTTCGCAGGGCTGCTGCAAGCGGTCTCTTCGTCGCCGTCCACGAGCAGCATCGGTTCCTCGAGCATAAACAGCGTCAGCTCGATGAACACCGTCAATCCGGGAAGCGGCGCCGCCGGACCACTGGCGTCCCTGACCACGTCAGCCGTGTTGGCTGCCACGTCGACCTACAACCCGCTCGGCCTGGCTGTCGGAGGGCCAGCAG TGCGTGGAAACACCACATGTAATATCTGCTACAAGACATTTGCGTGCAACTCCGCGCTGGAGATCCATTACCGGAGCCACACGAAGGAACGACCTTTCAAATGCACCATATGCGACAGAGGCTTTTCCACAAAG GGGAATATGAAGCAGCACATGCTGACCCACAAGATCCGCGACATGCCGCCGCATCTGTTCAGCGACTCGAAACAGCAGCACCAACAGTCCCAGGAGCACGAGACCTCGAGAAGTCCGATGTGCGCGGAGGACTCGAGCCTACCGCCGCCTCCGCCGcctccgccgccaccgccgccgatgCCGCCGAGCTCGATGGAGCAGAGCATCTCCGCGAAGAGATCGCCACCCGAGGGAGAGCTACCAGCGCCAAAGAGACCAGCCA GCGTGCCGAGCAAACACTTGTGCCAGATTTGCAATAAGAATTTCTCCTCATCTTCGGCGCTCCAGATCCATATGAGAACTCACACCGGCGACAAACCGTTCCGATGCACCGTCTGCCAGAAGGCATTCACCACCAAGGGCAATCTCAAG GTGCACATGGGCACTCATATGTGGACCAACGGAGCCTCTCGTCGAGGTCGCCGAATGTCCCTGGATCTGCCTCCCCTACCCATCACGCCCAAGGACTCAGAGTTCCTCCAACGGCGACCGGATCTCTTCTATCCGTATCTACCCGCACCGTTCCTTAACGGCGTGCAACAGAAA CTGAACGAGATCTCGGTGATTCAGAGTAACAACGGGCTACCAAGCCACGCGGTAGCCGCGGGCAAGTACGCTGGATTGTTCGGCTCAGTGTACGCAGCCGGCGCGGGATTCCCCCTCGAGAAGCAACCGATGACTGCGACGAGTAACGGACCGTTGCTCGACGGGAAGTCCTCGATCCCGTCCGGGTCTATGCTCTTCCAGACACCGTCGCCGTCCCACTCGCCAGGCACGCCTGGCTCGAACAGCAGCAACCAGAACAACGCGAGCGTGACCTCGTGGACGGGCGACGCTCTTCATCAGCACCACTTCGACAGGGAGCCACCAGCGAGAGCGGACGGGAACTCGACGCCACCCACCACTCGGCtaccaccgccaccgccgccagcAAGGGGCGAGGGGCTGGCCACGTGA
- the Salm gene encoding spalt major isoform X1: MSRRKQARPSRAHLEEELVQGPLLINAAVGNVNETREENDFTSDGEESGGGGGAGGDEAVDLTASRSHQGDEDDKDQEDALEEDEEEGVDEQDDQEEDEEGSRKQMRHRQDAENNNNFVESGTAAGLFPPAGTSHVTLEALQNTKVAVAQFAATALAGGADSEAALQDLALLQNTLYTLQHQQVFQLQLISQLQQQLSITHNQSVQQAPGEPSDSKEIPSSPIIQPKPLSSLTSPPSSRPPSHQQTSPAPMTPNLAQERPTPASSASPLSLPLVSSNATGPTATTSSSSSGGSSSQVPMSHQIPPLCSISSSLASSIITNTDPPPLHEPNTLEMLQKRAQEVLDNASQGLLANNLADELAFRGGKGSRLSPYDSKSGGGRGEPFFKHRCRYCGKVFGSDSALQIHIRSHTGERPFKCNVCGSRFTTKGNLKVHFQRHTAKFPHVKMNPNPVPEHLDKYHPPLLQQIASGQRPMPSPPPPPPSHHTSFHPAAAHGFLPPQPPLPISLALPGMPPLYRSPVVAHRDDQDVPENLSKPVTTAPTTSPHSPAIMSNSRHSFHDNHHQQQKQQLEQRDEIKLEHRSPMHEQQHHQYQHQRPTSREATGRITPKKEPEEPEEPTEEESEDFEETTRRYLNSPQSSVNPPSQPQTYEDCSMDSKISGRLEGDGDMEVDEEIEEQPENLSGRGAVNRLPQHIVAYPGASPASSSASSGSLQTSFAGILFPGPPAHHQIPHHTAPTAVNTSASVTGNEMIDPAKDPAIYSSLLPRPGSNDNSWESLIEITKTSETSKLQQLVDNIEHKLTDPNQCVICHRVLSCKSALQMHYRTHTGERPFKCKICGRAFTTKGNLKTHMGVHRAKPPLRVLHQCPVCHKKFTNALVLQQHIRLHTGEPTELSPEQIQAGEVNEFPPGYPHHPLASFLPQGFPPIHPAGPGFPLGFPPSRQQTGLERQPQENDIDAKEDPQQQQHQHQHHQQQQQQQRYAEEQSEADDQEDDEEDRREEDERCEMNREIRGDVEDDQDRESEENEQKDGGSLQNFSTSLAALENQVRTITTTATSTLGNISRSPPFHRYNGSEKSNSPPNPGAPLDLTPRASSTPASVVSVPTPPPQPVTHHPHPFGMFAGLLQAVSSSPSTSSIGSSSINSVSSMNTVNPGSGAAGPLASLTTSAVLAATSTYNPLGLAVGGPAVRGNTTCNICYKTFACNSALEIHYRSHTKERPFKCTICDRGFSTKNDGSGQQACVCASQPLPANSSITSPDPQYGSPCASSREKAKRRRRRRPEERKSRGRKGAGGGRGLTPVYPAIRLPPLMSPALGLLPSAHGLLGNMKQHMLTHKIRDMPPHLFSDSKQQHQQSQEHETSRSPMCAEDSSLPPPPPPPPPPPPMPPSSMEQSISAKRSPPEGELPAPKRPASVPSKHLCQICNKNFSSSSALQIHMRTHTGDKPFRCTVCQKAFTTKGNLKVHMGTHMWTNGASRRGRRMSLDLPPLPITPKDSEFLQRRPDLFYPYLPAPFLNGVQQKLNEISVIQSNNGLPSHAVAAGKYAGLFGSVYAAGAGFPLEKQPMTATSNGPLLDGKSSIPSGSMLFQTPSPSHSPGTPGSNSSNQNNASVTSWTGDALHQHHFDREPPARADGNSTPPTTRLPPPPPPARGEGLAT; this comes from the exons GAGAGGAAAATGACTTCACGTCCGATGGCGAGGAGAGTGGTGGTGGCGGAGGAGCCGGTGGCGACGAAGCCGTGGACCTCACGGCCTCGAGGTCCCATCAGGGCGACGAGGACGACAAGGATCAAGAGGACGCTTTGGAGGAGGATGAAGAGGAAGGCGTGGACGAGCAGGACGATCAAGAGGAGGACGAGGAAGGATCTAGGAAGCAGATGCGGCATAGACAGGACGCGGAGAACAACAACAATTTCGTGGAGAGCGGTACCGCGGCCGGTCTATTCCCGCCCGCGGGAACTAGTCACGTCACCCTGGAGGCTCTCCAGAACACGAAAGTGGCGGTCGCGCAGTTCGCAGCGACAGCGTTGGCCGGTGGCGCGGACAGCGAGGCGGCCCTGCAGGATTTGGCGTTGCTGCAGAACACCTTGTACACCCTGCAACATCAGCAAGTGTTCCAGCTGCAGTTGATCAGTCAGCTCCAACAGCAGCTGTCCATCACGCACAATCAGTCGGTGCAACAAGCGCCTGGCGAGCCGTCGGACAGCAAGGAGATACCTTCGTCGCCGATCATCCAGCCGAAACCTCTCTCGAGTCTGACGTCTCCTCCGTCGTCGCGTCCGCCGAGCCACCAGCAAACCTCTCCGGCTCCGATGACCCCTAACCTCGCTCAAGAACGACCGACACCGGCTAGCAGCGCGTCACCGCTAAGCCTACCGTTGGTTTCGTCGAACGCGACAGGGCCAACAGCCActaccagcagcagcagcagcggcggTAGCAGCAGCCAGGTGCCGATGTCCCATCAGATACCGCCGCTCTGCTCGATCAGCTCCTCCCTGGCGTCGTCGATAATCACCAACACCGACCCGCCACCGTTGCACGAGCCGAACACGCTGGAGATGCTGCAGAAAAGAGCCCAGGAGGTGTTGGACAACGCCAGCCAGGGTCTGCTGGCGAACAACCTGGCCGACGAGCTGGCGTTCAGGGGCGGCAAAGGGTCCCGTCTTTCCCCGTACGACTCGAAATCCGGTGGCGGTCGCGGGGAACCGTTCTTCAAGCATCGGTGCCGCTATTGCGGCAAGGTGTTCGGCAGCGACTCGGCGCTTCAGATCCACATACGATCGCACACAGGTGAGCGACCTTTTAAATGCAACGTCTGCGGCAGCCGCTTCACCACGAAAGGGAACCTGAAGGTCCACTTCCAGAGGCATACGGCCAAGTTTCCACATGTTAAGATGAACCCGAATCCCGTTCCGGAACACCTGGACAAGTACCATCCACCCCTGCTACAGCAAATCGCCTCTGGTCAGAGACCGATGCCGTCcccaccgccgccaccacccTCTCACCATACCTCTTTTCACCCGGCGGCGGCGCACGGTTTTTTACCTCCTCAGCCGCCCCTGCCGATCAGCCTAGCCCTTCCCGGTATGCCACCCCTGTACAGATCGCCGGTTGTCGCTCATCGGGACGATCAGGACGTGCCGGAGAACTTGAGTAAACCCGTTACCACTGCCCCGACCACGTCCCCACATTCCCCCGCGATTATGTCGAACTCTCGTCATTCCTTCCACGACAATCACCACCAACAACAAAAGCAGCAGCTCGAGCAAAGGGACGAGATCAAGCTCGAGCACCGGTCGCCTATGCACGAGCAACAGCACCACCAGTACCAACACCAACGGCCGACCAGTCGAGAGGCAACCGGCAGGATAACCCCGAAGAAAGAGCCAGAGGAGCCCGAGGAGCCCACGGAGGAGGAGAGCGAGGATTTCGAGGAGACCACCAGACGGTATCTGAACTCGCCCCAATCCTCCGTGAATCCGCCCTCCCAGCCGCAGACCTACGAGGACTGCAGCATGGACAGCAAGATCAGCGGACGGCTCGAAGGGGACGGCGACATGGAGGTCGACGAGGAGATCGAGGAGCAGCCCGAGAACTTGTCCGGTCGTGGTGCCGTGAATCGTTTGCCGCAGCACATCGTCGCGTACCCTGGCGCGTCTCCCGCGAGCAGCAGCGCGAGCAGCGGAAGCCTTCAAACCTCGTTCGCGGGGATTCTGTTCCCAGGACCGCCCGCGCACCATCAAATACCGCACCACACGGCGCCAACGGCCGTGAACACGTCCGCCTCGGTCACGGGCAACGAGATGATCGACCCGGCCAAGGACCCGGCTATCTATTCGAGCCTGTTACCGCGGCCAGGCAGCAACGACAACTCCTGGGAGAGCCTGATCGAGATCACGAAGACCTCGGAAACGTCCAAGTTGCAACAGTTGGTCGACAACATCGAGCACAAGCTGACCGATCCGAACCAGTGCGTGATCTGCCACAGGGTGCTGTCCTGCAAGAGCGCGTTGCAGATGCATTACAGGACTCACACAGGCGAGCGGCCGTTCAAGTGCAAGATCTGCGGCCGCGCGTTCACCACCAAGGGTAACCTGAAGACCCATATGGGCGTGCACAGGGCGAAACCGCCGCTACGAGTGTTACACCAGTGCCCGGTGTGCCACAAGAAATTCACGAACGCGCTGGTGCTGCAACAGCACATACGACTGCACACCGGCGAGCCAACGGAGCTAAGTCCCGAGCAGATCCAAGCTGGCGAGGTGAACGAGTTCCCGCCGGGTTATCCGCACCATCCGCTAGCGTCGTTCCTCCCGCAGGGTTTTCCGCCCATCCATCCAGCCGGGCCTGGTTTCCCGTTGGGCTTCCCGCCGTCGCGACAGCAGACGGGCCTCGAGAGGCAGCCCCAGGAAAACGACATCGACGCGAAAGAGGATCCCCAACAGCAGCAACACCAACACCAACACCatcaacagcagcaacagcagcagaggTACGCGGAGGAGCAGAGCGAGGCGGACGATCAGGAGGACGACGAAGAGGACCGAAGGGAGGAGGACGAGAGGTGCGAGATGAATCGAGAGATTCGCGGCGACGTCGAGGACGATCAGGACCGCGAGAGCGAAGAGAACGAGCAGAAGGACGGTGGTTCCCTGCAGAATTTCTCCACCTCCCTGGCCGCTCTGGAGAACCAGGTGCGAACGATCACCACGACCGCCACGTCGACGTTAGGAAACATTTCCAGGTCGCCGCCGTTCCATCGTTACAACGGCAGCGAGAAAAGCAACAGCCCGCCGAATCCTGGCGCGCCGTTAGACCTGACGCCTCGCGCGTCTTCCACCCCCGCCTCGGTGGTCTCGGTACCAACGCCGCCCCCGCAGCCTGTCACGCACCATCCGCATCCGTTCGGCATGTTCGCAGGGCTGCTGCAAGCGGTCTCTTCGTCGCCGTCCACGAGCAGCATCGGTTCCTCGAGCATAAACAGCGTCAGCTCGATGAACACCGTCAATCCGGGAAGCGGCGCCGCCGGACCACTGGCGTCCCTGACCACGTCAGCCGTGTTGGCTGCCACGTCGACCTACAACCCGCTCGGCCTGGCTGTCGGAGGGCCAGCAG TGCGTGGAAACACCACATGTAATATCTGCTACAAGACATTTGCGTGCAACTCCGCGCTGGAGATCCATTACCGGAGCCACACGAAGGAACGACCTTTCAAATGCACCATATGCGACAGAGGCTTTTCCACAAAG AACGATGGTTCCGGGCAGCAAGCATGCGTCTGTGCGTCTCAGCCGTTACCCGCAAACAGTTCGATCACTTCACCCGATCCTCAATACGGATCACCGTGCGCCAGTAGTCGAGAAAAAGCGAAACGCAGGCGGCGGCGGCGACCTGAGGAACGGAAGAGCCGGGGGCGGAAAGGAGCAGGAGGGGGGCGGGGGTTGACGCCTGTCTATCCTGCCATCCGCCTACCCCCGCTGATGTCACCCGCCCTCGGACTTCTACCCTCGGCGCACGGCCTCCTG GGGAATATGAAGCAGCACATGCTGACCCACAAGATCCGCGACATGCCGCCGCATCTGTTCAGCGACTCGAAACAGCAGCACCAACAGTCCCAGGAGCACGAGACCTCGAGAAGTCCGATGTGCGCGGAGGACTCGAGCCTACCGCCGCCTCCGCCGcctccgccgccaccgccgccgatgCCGCCGAGCTCGATGGAGCAGAGCATCTCCGCGAAGAGATCGCCACCCGAGGGAGAGCTACCAGCGCCAAAGAGACCAGCCA GCGTGCCGAGCAAACACTTGTGCCAGATTTGCAATAAGAATTTCTCCTCATCTTCGGCGCTCCAGATCCATATGAGAACTCACACCGGCGACAAACCGTTCCGATGCACCGTCTGCCAGAAGGCATTCACCACCAAGGGCAATCTCAAG GTGCACATGGGCACTCATATGTGGACCAACGGAGCCTCTCGTCGAGGTCGCCGAATGTCCCTGGATCTGCCTCCCCTACCCATCACGCCCAAGGACTCAGAGTTCCTCCAACGGCGACCGGATCTCTTCTATCCGTATCTACCCGCACCGTTCCTTAACGGCGTGCAACAGAAA CTGAACGAGATCTCGGTGATTCAGAGTAACAACGGGCTACCAAGCCACGCGGTAGCCGCGGGCAAGTACGCTGGATTGTTCGGCTCAGTGTACGCAGCCGGCGCGGGATTCCCCCTCGAGAAGCAACCGATGACTGCGACGAGTAACGGACCGTTGCTCGACGGGAAGTCCTCGATCCCGTCCGGGTCTATGCTCTTCCAGACACCGTCGCCGTCCCACTCGCCAGGCACGCCTGGCTCGAACAGCAGCAACCAGAACAACGCGAGCGTGACCTCGTGGACGGGCGACGCTCTTCATCAGCACCACTTCGACAGGGAGCCACCAGCGAGAGCGGACGGGAACTCGACGCCACCCACCACTCGGCtaccaccgccaccgccgccagcAAGGGGCGAGGGGCTGGCCACGTGA